From a region of the Vagococcus coleopterorum genome:
- the aroD gene encoding type I 3-dehydroquinate dehydratase, with protein sequence MKTVQIGEVLLGEQEPLKICVPIAGKDAREVFLEAYAAADEAADVVEWRLDYLEDCDNQKMVSEMIKELVLILKGIPLLVTVRTEAEGGNYQGDWQAYHMLVDLLITLDEVDAVDIQMSCPTDYRQALLKKAKLQGKPSVLSYHDFYGMPTLPDITNKLDEMSYCQPDLIKMAYKVTEETELLRLSLVKEQWNVIQPLILIGMGEVGQPTRTNKQGVLTFATVRSATAPGQLTISEVRRLTK encoded by the coding sequence ATGAAAACAGTTCAAATAGGGGAAGTTTTGCTTGGAGAACAAGAACCACTTAAAATATGTGTACCAATTGCAGGGAAAGATGCTCGTGAAGTATTTTTAGAAGCCTATGCAGCAGCCGATGAAGCAGCCGATGTAGTAGAGTGGCGACTAGATTATTTAGAGGATTGCGATAATCAAAAGATGGTTTCTGAAATGATTAAAGAGCTGGTCTTAATTTTAAAAGGGATTCCTTTATTAGTGACAGTCAGAACGGAAGCAGAAGGTGGAAACTACCAAGGAGACTGGCAAGCCTATCACATGTTAGTGGATCTGTTAATAACACTGGATGAGGTGGATGCTGTTGATATTCAAATGAGCTGTCCAACGGATTACCGTCAAGCACTATTGAAAAAAGCTAAGTTACAAGGTAAACCAAGTGTATTATCTTATCATGACTTCTATGGCATGCCCACACTACCAGACATCACCAATAAGTTAGATGAAATGTCTTATTGTCAACCAGATTTAATTAAAATGGCATACAAGGTCACGGAAGAAACTGAGTTGTTAAGATTATCTTTAGTGAAAGAACAGTGGAATGTCATCCAACCGCTTATTTTAATCGGTATGGGTGAAGTGGGTCAGCCGACTAGAACAAATAAACAAGGTGTTTTAACCTTTGCAACAGTTAGATCGGCGACGGCACCAGGGCAATTAACTATTTCCGAAGTGCGTCGTTTAACGAAATAA
- the ybaK gene encoding Cys-tRNA(Pro) deacylase — protein MAKKKIQKTNAIRLLEQKKIPYTEREFEVTDEHTDAVSVAHALGQKEEEIFKTLVTLGNKTGPVVVAIPGNHELDLKKLAKVSGNKKMEMLPLKDLEQTTGYIRGGCSPVGMKKLYPTYFDQSALEHDSIHVSAGKRGVQMSVAPQALAQLVRGEFHDLIV, from the coding sequence ATGGCAAAGAAAAAAATACAAAAAACGAATGCCATTCGTTTATTAGAGCAAAAAAAAATCCCCTACACAGAGCGGGAATTTGAAGTGACAGATGAACACACAGATGCAGTGAGTGTGGCGCATGCTCTTGGTCAAAAAGAAGAAGAGATTTTTAAAACCTTAGTGACCTTAGGAAATAAAACAGGACCAGTCGTAGTTGCTATTCCGGGTAATCATGAACTTGATTTAAAAAAGCTAGCCAAAGTCAGCGGCAATAAGAAGATGGAAATGTTACCTTTGAAAGACCTAGAACAGACAACTGGTTATATTCGCGGAGGCTGCTCACCAGTAGGCATGAAAAAGTTATATCCGACTTACTTTGATCAATCAGCTTTAGAACATGATAGTATTCATGTGTCAGCGGGAAAAAGAGGAGTTCAGATGAGTGTGGCCCCACAAGCACTTGCACAACTTGTTCGAGGAGAGTTTCATGATTTAATTGTGTAA
- a CDS encoding NAD(P)/FAD-dependent oxidoreductase, with product MTYDVIVIGGGTSGMMAAVSAAENGANTLLIEKNKKLGKKLLLTGGGRCNVTNNREPEDIIQHIPGNGKFLYSAFSQFDNHQIMAFFEENGVSLKEEDHGRMFPVSDRSKSIVECLQTKMLELGVTIQQADPVKRLLIEDQRIVGVQLDSGDRQIAPCVIVSTGGRTYQQTGSTGDGYRFAKKAGHTVTPLFPTEAPLLSKESFIQNKTLQGLALQDIKLSVLNTKNKEIVSHEMDMLFTHFGISGPAALRCSMFVNKELEARESVTLVLDALPNKSQAQLVSEFAQRRAESEQKSIKNALKNMLPERYLDFLISQTEIDSSATIKSLNEKDRDQLIDLMKAFPIEINGTWPIEKSFVTGGGISLKEINPKSMESKLVSGLFFTGEVLDVNGYTGGYNITAAFVTGHVAGKHAAEIASYYNY from the coding sequence ATGACATACGATGTGATTGTAATCGGTGGTGGAACTAGTGGCATGATGGCAGCGGTCAGCGCTGCTGAAAATGGAGCCAATACCTTATTAATAGAAAAGAACAAAAAACTAGGGAAAAAATTACTCCTAACCGGTGGTGGTCGCTGTAACGTAACGAATAACCGTGAACCAGAAGACATCATTCAACATATTCCTGGTAACGGAAAATTCTTATACAGTGCCTTTTCCCAATTTGATAACCATCAAATCATGGCCTTCTTTGAAGAGAACGGAGTTTCATTAAAAGAAGAAGACCATGGTAGAATGTTCCCTGTCTCTGATCGTTCAAAAAGTATTGTTGAATGTTTACAAACTAAAATGTTAGAACTGGGTGTCACGATTCAACAAGCTGACCCTGTTAAACGTTTATTAATAGAAGATCAACGCATTGTCGGCGTCCAATTAGATTCTGGCGATCGCCAAATTGCTCCTTGTGTCATTGTTTCAACAGGTGGTCGAACTTATCAACAAACTGGGTCGACTGGTGATGGGTATCGGTTTGCTAAAAAAGCTGGCCATACAGTCACACCTCTTTTCCCAACGGAAGCGCCTTTATTATCAAAGGAATCGTTCATTCAAAATAAAACCTTACAAGGTTTAGCTTTACAAGATATAAAATTAAGCGTTTTAAACACAAAAAATAAAGAGATTGTCAGCCATGAAATGGACATGCTATTTACCCACTTTGGTATCTCTGGACCAGCCGCTTTGCGCTGTAGCATGTTCGTTAATAAAGAACTCGAAGCACGGGAATCGGTGACACTTGTACTAGATGCCCTACCTAATAAAAGTCAGGCTCAACTTGTTTCAGAGTTTGCTCAACGTCGGGCTGAAAGTGAACAAAAATCGATTAAAAACGCCTTGAAAAATATGTTACCTGAAAGGTATTTAGATTTCTTAATTAGCCAAACTGAAATTGATAGTTCGGCAACTATTAAAAGTCTAAATGAAAAAGATCGCGATCAACTGATTGACTTAATGAAAGCTTTTCCGATTGAGATTAACGGCACGTGGCCTATCGAAAAATCGTTTGTCACAGGTGGCGGTATTTCTCTAAAAGAAATTAATCCAAAATCAATGGAAAGTAAGTTAGTTAGTGGTCTCTTCTTTACTGGTGAAGTCTTAGACGTTAACGGCTATACCGGTGGTTATAATATTACCGCAGCTTTTGTGACAGGACACGTTGCTGGTAAACACGCGGCAGAAATTGCTAGCTATTATAATTACTAA
- a CDS encoding glucose-6-phosphate isomerase, whose translation MTHINFDYSKMSSFIGENELAYMQSQVTAAHNELRDGTGAGSDFRGWIDLPADYDKAEFARIKEAAAKIQKDSEVLVVIGIGGSYLGAKAALDFLNHSFYNLLDSSERKAPLIFFAGNSISSSYLADLIDVIGDRDFSVNVISKSGTTTEPAIAFRVFKELLVKKYGKEEANQRIYATTDKAKGAVKVEADAEGWQTFVIPDDVGGRFSVLTAVGLLPIAASGADIDGLMKGAADARTDFMSDKLEDNAAYQYAALRNILYRKGKVTELLINYEPSLQYFSEWWKQLFGESEGKDQKGIYPSSANFSTDLHSLGQYIQEGRRNIFETVIKVDKARHTLTIPEMEQDLDGLGYLQGKEIDFVNTKAFQGTLLAHTDGDVPNFVITIPETDAYTLGYLMYFFEIAVGISGYLNGVNPFDQPGVEAYKKNMFALLGKPGFEDLQKELENRL comes from the coding sequence ATGACACATATTAATTTTGACTATTCAAAAATGAGTTCATTCATTGGTGAAAATGAATTAGCTTATATGCAAAGCCAAGTAACCGCTGCTCATAACGAATTACGTGACGGAACAGGTGCTGGAAGTGACTTCCGTGGCTGGATTGATTTGCCAGCAGATTATGATAAAGCTGAATTTGCGCGTATTAAAGAAGCGGCAGCTAAAATTCAAAAAGATTCTGAAGTGTTAGTTGTTATTGGGATTGGGGGTTCATATTTAGGAGCTAAAGCGGCTTTAGATTTCTTAAATCACTCATTCTATAACTTACTAGATAGTAGCGAACGTAAAGCACCATTAATCTTCTTCGCAGGAAACAGCATTAGTTCTTCTTACTTAGCAGATTTAATCGATGTGATTGGGGATCGTGATTTCTCAGTTAACGTGATTTCTAAATCAGGAACAACAACTGAGCCAGCAATTGCCTTCCGTGTCTTTAAAGAATTATTAGTTAAAAAATATGGTAAAGAAGAAGCGAACCAACGTATTTATGCTACGACTGATAAAGCCAAAGGTGCTGTCAAAGTTGAAGCAGATGCTGAAGGTTGGCAAACATTTGTGATTCCAGACGACGTCGGTGGACGTTTCTCAGTCTTAACTGCTGTGGGATTATTACCAATCGCAGCCAGTGGAGCTGATATTGATGGTTTAATGAAAGGTGCAGCTGATGCTCGTACTGATTTTATGAGCGATAAATTAGAAGATAATGCGGCTTACCAATATGCTGCATTAAGAAACATCTTATACCGTAAAGGTAAAGTGACTGAATTATTAATCAACTATGAGCCAAGCTTGCAATACTTCTCAGAGTGGTGGAAACAATTATTCGGTGAGTCTGAAGGGAAAGATCAAAAAGGTATTTACCCATCAAGTGCCAACTTCTCAACTGACTTGCACTCATTAGGTCAATACATTCAAGAAGGACGCCGTAACATCTTTGAAACAGTGATTAAAGTTGATAAAGCGCGTCACACATTAACGATTCCAGAAATGGAACAAGACTTAGATGGTTTAGGTTACTTACAAGGAAAAGAAATTGACTTCGTTAATACGAAAGCTTTCCAAGGAACATTATTAGCACATACAGATGGCGATGTGCCAAACTTCGTGATTACGATTCCAGAAACGGACGCTTATACATTAGGTTACTTAATGTACTTCTTTGAAATTGCAGTAGGAATTTCAGGATACTTAAATGGTGTGAATCCATTTGACCAACCGGGTGTTGAGGCTTACAAGAAAAATATGTTTGCTTTATTAGGTAAACCTGGATTTGAAGATTTACAAAAAGAATTAGAAAATAGATTATAA
- a CDS encoding NAD(P)H-dependent oxidoreductase, producing the protein MKTLLIISHPNYQESMGQQFLKESILGFEDVTIHHLDSCYGTSAIDIATEVSLLKEHDRIVFQFPLYWYSSPSLLKEWQDQVLSSLSSGALKGKAFGLVISVGANQKDYRPGGKLGLTMEHILAPYQALANYFEMIYLPHFAINQFVYQTDAEKVSLVTDYQYYLTGPANQSLAERTQWLISHLKRSQHKDQAKLQLLVGALEENAETLADLNDTLSEMTAEGGY; encoded by the coding sequence ATGAAAACATTACTTATTATTTCACATCCTAATTATCAAGAATCAATGGGACAACAGTTTTTGAAAGAGAGTATCCTTGGTTTTGAAGACGTAACCATACACCATTTGGATAGTTGTTATGGCACTTCGGCTATTGATATCGCAACAGAAGTGTCATTATTAAAAGAGCATGATCGGATTGTGTTTCAGTTCCCCTTATACTGGTATAGTAGTCCGTCTTTGCTTAAAGAGTGGCAAGACCAAGTACTGAGTAGTTTGAGTTCAGGAGCATTGAAAGGGAAAGCGTTTGGTTTGGTGATTTCAGTCGGTGCTAATCAGAAAGATTACCGACCAGGTGGCAAACTAGGACTAACGATGGAACACATCTTAGCTCCGTATCAAGCACTAGCAAATTATTTTGAGATGATCTATTTACCACACTTTGCGATTAATCAATTTGTTTATCAAACAGATGCAGAGAAAGTATCTTTAGTGACTGATTACCAATATTATTTAACGGGTCCAGCTAATCAATCTTTAGCTGAACGAACGCAGTGGTTAATTAGTCACTTGAAAAGAAGTCAGCATAAGGATCAAGCTAAGTTACAATTATTAGTTGGTGCCCTTGAAGAGAATGCAGAAACACTAGCGGATTTAAACGATACTTTATCAGAGATGACAGCAGAAGGAGGGTACTAA
- a CDS encoding 2-hydroxymuconate tautomerase, translating to MPIVTVSLMEGRTPEQKAAMISEVTDAIVRTTGAKKEAVSIIINDMKKENYGLGGNQTK from the coding sequence ATGCCAATCGTTACAGTGAGTTTAATGGAAGGTCGTACGCCAGAACAAAAAGCAGCGATGATTAGTGAAGTAACTGATGCTATCGTGCGGACAACAGGTGCTAAAAAAGAAGCTGTCAGTATTATTATCAATGATATGAAAAAAGAAAATTACGGTTTAGGTGGCAATCAAACAAAATAA
- the thrS gene encoding threonine--tRNA ligase, giving the protein MSEIKITFPDGAVKEFGAGVTTKEVAESISKSLAKKALAGKFNGELVDLVKPLDADGSLEIVTPDHEDALQILRHSTAHLMANAVRRLYPTIHFGVGPAIDNGFYYDTDNGENPITEEDLPKIEAEMMAIVKENNPIVRKVVSKEEALELFKEDPYKVELITDLPADEEITVYDQGDFVDLCRGVHVPSTGRIQVFKLLSVAGAYWRGNSDNHMMQRVYGTAFFDKKELKEYMQFREEMKERDHRKLGKELGLFMTNSDVGAGLPFWLPNGATIRRVVDRYITDKEISLGYQHVYTPIMANVEFYKTSGHWDHYHEDMFPPMDMGDGEMLVLRPMNCPHHMMVYKNEVHSYRELPIRIAELGMMHRYEKSGALSGLQRVREMTLNDGHTFVRPDQIKDEFKRTIELMVAVYEDFNITDYKFRLSYRDPENTEKYFDDDQMWDKAQKMIKEAVDEMGLEYVEAEGEAAFYGPKLDVQVKTAMGIEETLSTIQLDFLLPERFDLTYVGEDGENNHRPVVIHRGIVSTMERFVAYLTEVYKGAFPTWLAPIQGTIIPVSNEHHMDYSFEIKERLEKLGLRFQVDERNEKMGYKIRASQTQKIPYQLVVGDKEVEAGEVNVRKYGSKETTSMALEDFVTAVTTEVQNYSRPTE; this is encoded by the coding sequence ATGTCAGAGATTAAGATTACATTTCCAGATGGTGCAGTGAAAGAATTTGGTGCTGGTGTGACAACGAAAGAAGTCGCAGAAAGCATTAGTAAAAGTTTAGCTAAAAAAGCTTTAGCAGGAAAATTCAATGGAGAATTAGTTGATTTAGTAAAACCACTAGATGCGGATGGTTCATTAGAAATCGTGACACCTGATCACGAAGATGCTTTACAAATTTTACGCCACTCAACTGCTCACTTAATGGCTAATGCGGTTCGTCGTTTATATCCAACGATTCACTTTGGTGTAGGACCAGCGATTGATAATGGTTTCTACTACGATACTGATAATGGTGAAAACCCAATTACTGAAGAAGATTTACCAAAAATTGAAGCTGAGATGATGGCGATTGTGAAAGAGAACAATCCAATCGTTCGTAAAGTAGTTTCTAAAGAAGAAGCGCTTGAACTATTTAAAGAAGATCCGTATAAAGTAGAACTAATTACTGACTTACCAGCTGATGAAGAAATTACTGTTTATGACCAAGGTGATTTTGTTGATTTATGTCGTGGGGTTCACGTGCCATCAACAGGTCGTATTCAAGTCTTCAAATTATTATCAGTTGCCGGTGCCTACTGGAGAGGGAATTCTGATAACCACATGATGCAACGTGTCTACGGAACAGCTTTCTTTGATAAAAAAGAATTGAAAGAATACATGCAATTCCGTGAAGAAATGAAAGAACGCGATCACCGTAAACTAGGTAAAGAACTTGGTTTATTCATGACAAATAGTGATGTGGGTGCAGGCTTACCATTCTGGTTACCAAATGGTGCGACAATCCGTCGTGTTGTTGACCGTTATATCACTGATAAAGAAATTAGCTTAGGCTACCAACATGTTTACACACCAATCATGGCTAATGTAGAATTCTACAAAACGTCAGGTCACTGGGATCACTACCATGAAGATATGTTCCCGCCAATGGATATGGGTGACGGCGAGATGTTAGTCCTACGTCCGATGAACTGCCCACACCACATGATGGTTTATAAAAATGAAGTTCACAGTTACCGTGAATTGCCAATCCGTATCGCGGAACTTGGTATGATGCACCGTTATGAGAAGAGTGGTGCGTTATCAGGCTTACAACGTGTCCGTGAAATGACATTAAATGATGGACACACATTTGTTCGTCCTGACCAAATTAAAGATGAGTTCAAACGTACAATTGAATTAATGGTTGCTGTTTATGAAGACTTCAACATCACAGATTACAAATTCCGCTTAAGTTACCGCGATCCAGAAAATACTGAAAAGTATTTTGATGATGATCAAATGTGGGATAAAGCTCAAAAAATGATTAAAGAAGCCGTTGATGAAATGGGTCTTGAATATGTGGAAGCTGAAGGTGAAGCTGCTTTCTATGGTCCAAAACTTGATGTTCAAGTTAAGACTGCCATGGGTATTGAAGAAACATTATCAACGATTCAATTAGATTTCTTGTTACCAGAACGTTTTGATTTAACATACGTTGGTGAAGATGGTGAAAATAACCACCGTCCAGTTGTTATTCACCGAGGTATCGTATCAACAATGGAACGTTTCGTTGCTTACTTAACAGAAGTTTACAAAGGAGCCTTCCCAACTTGGTTAGCACCAATCCAAGGAACAATCATTCCAGTAAGTAATGAACACCACATGGATTACTCATTCGAGATTAAAGAACGTCTTGAAAAACTAGGTTTACGTTTCCAAGTAGATGAACGTAACGAAAAAATGGGTTATAAGATCCGTGCCTCACAAACACAAAAAATCCCTTATCAATTAGTTGTCGGGGATAAAGAGGTTGAAGCTGGTGAAGTCAACGTCCGTAAATACGGAAGTAAAGAAACAACTTCAATGGCATTAGAAGATTTTGTAACAGCTGTGACAACAGAAGTTCAAAACTATAGCCGACCAACAGAATAA
- a CDS encoding peptidoglycan D,D-transpeptidase FtsI family protein gives MLGKIKRKFQEVTDSHKEVAPTVVHKKNHIPFRLNFLFFIVFGLFVALLIQLAYLQLANGQFFNTKIKWDQKTTIKGNAPRGQIYDRNGKVLVENTSKQAVLYTKPKNMSGEKLLETAKKITEIISIDADNVTDRDKKDYWLADPDHLKEAQGRLKKSEKVDAKGNFLSNDVVYQNTLDKVTEAEIDYSKDEEKVISVFKRISGAQEMTPVYVKTDDVTTEEVARVGESMGDIPGLSAGVDWERSYPEDEFLGTILGRVSTEKNGLPAEERNRYVANGYAVNDRVGLSYIEKYYETALKGTKSNLEMKLTEDGQRVESTVEKYPGEKGKNVVLTIEQEFQEKIEDILYRNYGQLMNSGKTQYSEGIYAVVMNPKTGEINALAGINHDLDSGKLSMDALGTINKSFTPGSVVKPATIMAGWRNGVISGNEVLVDEPIQIMGDAVKESVFTNGKSREMTAVEALKDSSNVYMMKIAFKLMGETYSKNMVLGDHTDVFATLRNNYQDFGLGTSTGIDVAGESFGLSTKDYYQPNGTLIQGRMGNLLDLSYGNFDTYTPIQLAQYVSTIANNGVKLAPRIVKGLYSNDPDGKLGGMELATKPKVMAHVGSQDQYDIIHEGMYQVVNEGGSGMWMDGTKYTASAKTGTAEVPKDNPNDPDNPIELYNSTMIAYAPSDDPKVSVSLVIPHISDEADKMNSQVTKEILDAYYDYFEK, from the coding sequence ATGCTTGGTAAAATCAAACGTAAATTTCAAGAAGTAACTGACTCCCACAAAGAAGTGGCACCGACAGTTGTTCATAAAAAAAATCACATTCCATTTCGCTTGAATTTTTTATTCTTTATTGTCTTTGGCTTGTTTGTAGCATTGCTAATTCAACTAGCCTATTTACAGTTAGCGAATGGACAATTTTTTAATACTAAAATTAAATGGGATCAAAAAACAACGATAAAAGGCAATGCTCCCCGTGGTCAAATCTATGATCGTAATGGTAAGGTCTTAGTGGAAAATACGTCTAAACAAGCGGTATTATACACGAAACCTAAGAATATGAGTGGTGAAAAATTATTAGAAACCGCCAAAAAAATCACTGAGATTATTTCAATCGATGCTGACAATGTAACGGATCGTGATAAAAAAGATTACTGGCTAGCAGATCCTGACCATTTAAAAGAAGCTCAAGGGCGATTAAAAAAATCAGAAAAAGTAGATGCTAAAGGGAATTTTTTAAGTAATGATGTCGTGTATCAAAATACTTTAGACAAAGTAACAGAAGCTGAGATTGATTATAGTAAAGATGAGGAAAAGGTTATTTCCGTCTTCAAACGAATCAGTGGCGCACAAGAAATGACACCTGTCTACGTGAAAACAGACGATGTCACAACTGAAGAAGTAGCTCGTGTTGGTGAAAGCATGGGAGATATTCCAGGCTTGTCAGCGGGAGTGGACTGGGAAAGAAGTTACCCCGAAGATGAATTCTTAGGAACTATCCTTGGTCGTGTATCCACTGAGAAAAATGGTTTGCCGGCTGAAGAACGAAACCGGTATGTGGCAAATGGTTATGCGGTTAATGACCGTGTTGGGTTAAGTTATATTGAAAAATATTACGAGACGGCTTTAAAAGGGACCAAGTCTAATCTTGAAATGAAATTGACAGAAGATGGACAACGTGTTGAATCAACAGTTGAGAAATACCCTGGTGAAAAAGGTAAAAATGTTGTCTTAACTATAGAGCAAGAATTCCAAGAAAAGATTGAAGATATCTTGTATCGTAACTATGGACAATTAATGAACAGTGGCAAAACTCAGTATTCTGAAGGGATTTACGCTGTTGTAATGAATCCTAAAACCGGAGAAATTAATGCGTTAGCTGGTATAAACCATGACTTGGATAGTGGCAAGTTATCGATGGATGCCTTGGGGACAATTAACAAATCATTTACACCGGGATCGGTAGTGAAACCTGCTACGATTATGGCAGGCTGGCGTAATGGTGTTATTTCTGGAAATGAAGTATTAGTCGATGAACCCATTCAAATTATGGGGGATGCGGTTAAAGAATCGGTGTTTACTAACGGTAAGTCTCGAGAAATGACCGCTGTTGAAGCGTTAAAAGATTCGTCAAACGTCTACATGATGAAAATTGCCTTTAAATTAATGGGCGAAACCTATTCTAAAAATATGGTCTTAGGAGATCATACAGATGTCTTTGCTACGCTTCGTAATAACTATCAAGATTTTGGTTTAGGAACATCGACCGGTATTGATGTGGCAGGTGAATCTTTTGGATTATCAACTAAAGATTATTACCAACCGAACGGCACTTTAATTCAAGGTCGTATGGGTAACTTACTCGATTTATCATATGGTAACTTTGATACTTACACGCCAATTCAATTAGCACAATATGTTAGTACAATTGCCAACAATGGTGTGAAACTAGCTCCGCGCATTGTAAAAGGTCTATATAGCAATGACCCTGATGGTAAGTTGGGTGGCATGGAATTAGCGACCAAACCTAAAGTAATGGCTCATGTTGGTTCACAGGATCAATATGATATTATTCATGAAGGAATGTATCAAGTTGTTAACGAAGGAGGTTCAGGTATGTGGATGGACGGCACGAAATATACAGCCTCTGCCAAAACAGGTACTGCCGAAGTTCCAAAAGATAATCCAAATGACCCGGACAATCCGATTGAGCTATATAATAGTACAATGATCGCTTACGCACCGTCGGATGACCCTAAAGTGAGTGTGTCATTAGTTATTCCTCATATTAGTGATGAAGCAGATAAAATGAATTCGCAAGTAACAAAAGAAATTTTAGATGCCTATTATGATTATTTTGAAAAATAA
- a CDS encoding BspA family leucine-rich repeat surface protein, protein MNNIMKRFICGVLLINSFFGATMFAEEKTTEQHQSSSESIEFKESMDPLVSSDSSEESSSQEKSSETEMETAKTDSKSQTSESQEKTKEKKESSTSASENKSETKEEKKNKVADKIVKWNKTIEIEIDGDHAIIKGGTITNPNQLRPVITPKIQEITFSEPLKIIGSAEQMFGQMHNLKKINGFENVDTSEVTNMVGMFAQCLELSEINLAHFNTKNVTDMMGMFYECKAVNHLDLSSFKTTKVQDMQIMFFNCSNLETVNFSSFDTSNVLNMYSMFINCTQLKELDLSNFETSKVEDMCLMFSGCRNLKKLNIENFNTLHSPSDFGIYPDKPITKLSEITLGKNHKFSSAFPRVDLSSEAHTGKWINVGDGSIDEPKGTNVWTSKELGSNYSGGHHADTYVWEKVATTETEDTDDSDSSDGSEAPGGSDSEDSSEEPGNSDGESSSETSDSSENSDSEGSKDGSSDTDSKSSEKAEDSLTDNKNDQTSDAKKGSEDPASKKPFKFQDLVRKHAEEFDNRYKQKLLTFLDDNPSDTKTDAKKESKFVKWLPQTGEQRNFVLSVIGFLIIVVVSTLGYKSYVKRKK, encoded by the coding sequence ATGAATAACATAATGAAGAGGTTTATATGTGGCGTATTGTTAATAAATTCATTTTTCGGAGCGACAATGTTTGCAGAAGAAAAAACAACAGAGCAACATCAATCAAGTTCTGAATCGATTGAGTTCAAGGAATCAATGGATCCGCTTGTAAGCTCTGATTCAAGTGAAGAGAGTTCTTCCCAAGAGAAATCATCAGAAACAGAGATGGAAACAGCTAAAACAGATAGTAAAAGTCAAACATCAGAATCACAAGAAAAAACAAAAGAAAAAAAAGAAAGTTCAACATCGGCTTCAGAAAATAAATCTGAAACGAAAGAAGAAAAGAAAAATAAAGTGGCCGATAAGATTGTCAAATGGAATAAGACAATCGAGATCGAAATTGATGGGGATCATGCCATTATCAAAGGTGGTACCATCACTAATCCAAACCAATTACGACCGGTTATTACACCAAAAATCCAAGAAATTACTTTTTCAGAACCATTAAAAATTATTGGTTCAGCTGAGCAAATGTTTGGTCAAATGCATAATTTGAAAAAAATAAATGGTTTCGAAAATGTTGATACAAGTGAAGTAACAAATATGGTTGGAATGTTTGCACAATGTTTAGAATTGTCTGAAATTAACTTAGCACATTTTAATACTAAAAACGTGACTGACATGATGGGCATGTTTTATGAATGTAAAGCAGTCAATCACTTAGATTTAAGTTCTTTTAAGACTACAAAAGTTCAAGATATGCAAATTATGTTTTTCAATTGTAGCAATTTAGAAACGGTAAATTTTTCAAGTTTTGATACAAGTAATGTTTTAAATATGTATTCAATGTTTATCAATTGTACACAGTTAAAAGAACTAGATTTATCGAATTTTGAGACAAGTAAGGTTGAAGACATGTGTTTAATGTTTTCAGGCTGTCGTAACTTAAAGAAGCTGAACATTGAAAATTTTAATACATTACACAGTCCTAGTGATTTTGGAATTTATCCAGATAAGCCGATAACAAAACTATCGGAAATCACTCTAGGAAAAAATCATAAGTTTTCAAGTGCCTTTCCAAGAGTTGATTTATCCAGTGAAGCACATACTGGAAAATGGATAAACGTTGGTGACGGTTCAATAGATGAGCCAAAAGGTACTAATGTTTGGACTTCAAAAGAATTAGGCAGTAATTATAGCGGCGGCCACCATGCTGATACTTATGTTTGGGAAAAAGTTGCTACAACTGAAACAGAGGATACAGATGATTCTGATAGTTCTGATGGTTCAGAAGCACCAGGCGGTTCAGATAGTGAAGACAGTTCTGAAGAACCAGGAAATTCTGACGGTGAAAGCAGTTCAGAAACATCAGATAGTTCAGAAAATTCAGATAGTGAAGGAAGCAAAGATGGTTCTTCTGACACAGATTCTAAGTCTTCTGAAAAGGCTGAAGATAGTTTAACAGATAACAAAAACGATCAAACATCCGATGCAAAAAAAGGGTCAGAAGATCCAGCTTCAAAGAAACCATTTAAATTCCAAGATTTAGTTAGAAAACATGCGGAAGAATTTGATAATAGATACAAACAAAAACTGCTAACTTTCTTAGATGATAATCCAAGTGATACTAAGACTGATGCGAAAAAAGAGAGTAAATTCGTTAAGTGGTTACCACAAACAGGTGAACAGCGTAACTTTGTCTTGTCGGTTATTGGTTTCCTAATTATTGTTGTAGTTAGTACATTAGGCTATAAAAGTTATGTAAAACGTAAAAAATAA
- the rpmG gene encoding 50S ribosomal protein L33 gives MRVHITLECTECKERNYLSNKNKRNNPDRLEVKKYCPRERKVTLHRETK, from the coding sequence ATGCGTGTTCATATCACTTTAGAATGTACAGAATGTAAAGAACGTAACTATTTATCAAACAAAAACAAACGTAACAATCCTGATCGTTTAGAAGTTAAAAAATATTGTCCACGTGAGCGTAAAGTTACGCTTCACCGTGAAACTAAATAA